In the Aromatoleum bremense genome, one interval contains:
- a CDS encoding acyl-CoA dehydrogenase, translating into MSQYTAPVRDMQFVMHELAGLQEVAKLPGCEEVSSDLVDAILDEANKFASGVLAPLNRIGDQEGAKWDHGKVTTAPGWREAYRQFSEAGWTAVAGDPEYGGQGLPKLLSTVVMEMWKAANMAFSLCPMLTNGAIEAIALRGSDEQKTAYLPKMISGEWTGTMNLTEPQAGSDLAAVRTRAEPQSDGTYRLFGQKIFITYGEHDLTDNIIHLVLARLPDAPEGVKGISLFVVPKFLLNADGTPGARNDVQCVSIEHKLGIHASPTCVLAFGDNGGAIGTLVGEANRGLEYMFIMMNEARFAVGMEGLALSERAYQHALAYAKDRVQGPEAGVRGGPKVSIIHHPDVRRMLMSMKSQTEAMRALAYVVGAATDLAHRHPDAAVRAQKQAFVDLMIPVVKGWCTENSIDIASTGVQVHGGMGFIEEAGAAQHLRDARITTIYEGTTAIQANDLIGRKIARENGVTIRALISDMRAVQTQLADQQGEAFAAIRKSLDAGIAAVEAAVDYILATYNNDIKAASVGSVPFLKLLGIVGGGWQMARAALASQARITAGSDDVFYRTKIVTARFYADHVLSLAPALAYAVVNGAAGALALDEAHF; encoded by the coding sequence ATGAGCCAATACACTGCACCTGTTCGCGACATGCAGTTCGTCATGCACGAACTGGCCGGACTGCAAGAAGTCGCAAAGCTTCCTGGCTGCGAAGAGGTGTCGAGCGACCTGGTCGATGCGATCCTGGACGAAGCGAACAAGTTCGCCAGCGGCGTTCTGGCGCCCCTGAACCGGATCGGAGACCAGGAGGGTGCGAAGTGGGATCATGGCAAGGTCACGACGGCGCCCGGCTGGAGAGAGGCCTATCGCCAGTTCTCGGAGGCCGGGTGGACTGCGGTCGCAGGCGATCCGGAATACGGCGGCCAGGGGTTGCCGAAGCTGCTCTCGACTGTCGTCATGGAAATGTGGAAGGCGGCGAACATGGCCTTCTCGCTGTGCCCGATGCTGACCAACGGTGCGATCGAGGCGATCGCGCTGCGCGGCAGCGACGAGCAGAAGACCGCTTACCTGCCGAAGATGATCAGCGGCGAGTGGACCGGCACGATGAACCTCACCGAGCCGCAGGCGGGTTCCGATCTGGCTGCGGTGCGCACGCGCGCCGAACCCCAGAGCGACGGCACGTACCGCCTCTTCGGGCAGAAGATCTTCATCACCTATGGTGAGCACGACCTGACCGACAACATCATTCACCTGGTGCTTGCGCGCCTTCCCGACGCGCCCGAAGGCGTGAAGGGGATTTCGCTCTTTGTCGTGCCAAAGTTCCTGCTCAATGCCGACGGCACGCCCGGCGCGCGCAACGACGTGCAGTGCGTCTCGATCGAGCACAAGCTCGGCATCCACGCGAGCCCGACCTGCGTGCTCGCGTTCGGCGACAACGGCGGTGCCATCGGCACGCTGGTCGGCGAGGCGAACCGCGGCCTCGAATACATGTTCATCATGATGAACGAGGCGCGCTTTGCAGTCGGCATGGAAGGCCTGGCGTTGTCCGAGCGCGCTTACCAGCATGCCCTGGCCTACGCGAAGGATCGTGTGCAGGGCCCCGAAGCGGGGGTGCGCGGCGGACCGAAGGTGTCGATCATCCATCACCCCGACGTGCGCCGCATGCTGATGTCGATGAAATCGCAGACCGAGGCGATGCGGGCACTTGCCTACGTCGTCGGCGCGGCGACCGACCTCGCGCATCGGCATCCCGACGCTGCGGTGCGGGCACAGAAGCAGGCTTTCGTCGACCTGATGATTCCGGTCGTCAAGGGATGGTGCACCGAGAATTCGATCGACATCGCATCGACGGGCGTGCAGGTGCACGGCGGCATGGGCTTCATCGAAGAGGCCGGGGCGGCGCAGCATCTGCGCGACGCACGGATCACGACGATCTACGAAGGCACGACGGCAATCCAGGCGAACGATCTGATTGGGCGGAAGATCGCACGTGAGAACGGCGTGACGATCAGAGCGCTGATCAGCGACATGCGTGCCGTCCAGACGCAACTTGCCGACCAGCAGGGCGAAGCGTTTGCGGCGATCCGCAAATCGCTCGACGCCGGCATCGCGGCGGTCGAGGCGGCGGTGGACTACATCCTCGCGACGTACAACAACGACATCAAGGCGGCTTCGGTCGGCTCGGTGCCTTTCCTGAAGCTGCTCGGCATCGTCGGGGGCGGATGGCAAATGGCGCGCGCGGCGCTGGCCTCGCAGGCCAGAATCACGGCCGGGTCGGACGATGTGTTCTACCGGACGAAGATCGTGACGGCGCGTTTTTACGCCGACCACGTCCTGTCGCTCGCTCCGGCGCTGGCGTACGCCGTGGTGAACGGGGCCGCTGGCGCGCTGGCTCTCGACGAAGCGCACTTCTGA
- a CDS encoding energy-coupling factor ABC transporter permease, translating to MDLPVSLFPASWHWISLILSLFVFHHLATTIRWKHLAAPAQLNLLLGFVVSLILLWSLRAGVKPGLNLHLLGAMATTLALGPRLAIVALGLALAGITLNGALEWQAWPLNFLLMGVAPVLAAQLWLRTVERRLPAHLFVFIFVVAFIGSAVTAMLQGVLAAAAMVAGSAYSFAFLASDYLPYLLLLGFAEAWMSGAAITLIVVYRPDWVVAFDDRRYLIDK from the coding sequence TTGGACCTCCCTGTCTCGCTGTTCCCCGCCTCCTGGCACTGGATTTCGCTCATCCTTTCGCTGTTCGTGTTCCATCACCTCGCCACGACGATCCGATGGAAACACCTCGCAGCGCCGGCGCAGCTGAACCTGCTGCTCGGCTTCGTCGTAAGCCTGATCCTGTTGTGGAGCCTGAGGGCCGGCGTCAAGCCCGGCCTGAATCTCCATTTGCTCGGCGCAATGGCCACCACCCTCGCGCTGGGTCCCCGGCTCGCGATCGTCGCGCTGGGGCTGGCGCTGGCCGGGATTACCCTGAACGGGGCCCTCGAGTGGCAAGCCTGGCCGCTCAATTTCCTGCTGATGGGCGTAGCGCCGGTGCTCGCCGCGCAACTGTGGCTGCGCACGGTGGAACGTCGCCTGCCGGCGCATTTGTTCGTGTTCATCTTCGTCGTGGCATTCATCGGCTCTGCGGTCACGGCGATGCTGCAGGGAGTCCTTGCAGCCGCGGCGATGGTAGCGGGCAGTGCCTATTCATTTGCGTTTCTGGCCAGCGATTATCTTCCTTACCTCCTGTTGCTCGGTTTTGCGGAGGCCTGGATGAGCGGGGCGGCGATCACGCTGATAGTGGTGTACCGGCCCGACTGGGTGGTGGCGTTCGATGACCGCCGCTATCTGATCGACAAGTAA
- a CDS encoding electron transfer flavoprotein subunit alpha/FixB family protein, with protein sequence MAILVIAEHDNASLKAATLNAVAAATELGKAAGGEVHVLVAGANCAAAAAEAAKLAGVAKVRVADAAHYDAQTAENVAALVVALIADKAGDYSHLVAPGTSYGKNVTPRVAALLDVAQISDVVAIEAADTFQRPIYAGNALATVKSADRVKVLTVRTTAFEAAAVANEGGAAVEALVAGPDLGVAKLVGRELTKSARPELGAAKIIVSGGRGLGSGENYHKLLEPLADKLGAALGASRAAVDAGFAPNDYQVGQTGKIVAPQLYIAVGVSGAIQHLAGMKDSKVIVAINKDPEAPIFQVADYGLVGDLFEIVPELTNAVG encoded by the coding sequence ATGGCGATTCTGGTTATTGCTGAACACGACAATGCGAGCCTGAAGGCCGCGACCCTGAACGCCGTGGCCGCGGCCACCGAGCTGGGCAAGGCGGCGGGAGGCGAAGTGCATGTCCTCGTCGCGGGCGCGAACTGCGCTGCGGCCGCGGCAGAAGCCGCGAAGCTCGCTGGCGTGGCCAAGGTGCGTGTCGCCGATGCCGCGCACTACGACGCGCAGACCGCCGAGAACGTCGCGGCGCTCGTCGTCGCTCTCATCGCCGATAAGGCCGGCGACTACTCGCACCTTGTCGCGCCCGGCACCTCGTACGGCAAGAACGTGACCCCGCGCGTGGCGGCACTCCTCGACGTCGCGCAAATCTCCGACGTCGTCGCGATCGAAGCGGCCGACACTTTCCAGCGCCCGATCTACGCCGGCAACGCGCTGGCGACCGTCAAGAGCGCCGATCGCGTGAAAGTGCTGACGGTGCGCACGACCGCCTTCGAAGCGGCGGCAGTGGCAAATGAGGGCGGCGCCGCGGTCGAAGCACTCGTCGCGGGGCCCGACCTGGGTGTGGCGAAGCTCGTCGGGCGCGAGCTCACGAAGAGCGCGCGCCCCGAACTGGGTGCGGCGAAGATCATCGTCTCCGGCGGCCGGGGTCTGGGCAGCGGCGAGAACTACCACAAGCTGCTCGAGCCGCTCGCCGACAAGCTCGGCGCCGCGCTCGGCGCCTCGCGCGCCGCGGTCGATGCCGGTTTCGCCCCGAACGACTACCAGGTCGGCCAGACCGGCAAGATCGTCGCGCCGCAGCTCTACATCGCGGTCGGCGTCTCGGGCGCGATCCAGCACCTGGCGGGCATGAAGGACTCGAAGGTCATCGTCGCGATCAACAAGGATCCGGAAGCGCCGATCTTCCAGGTCGCCGACTACGGGCTCGTTGGCGATCTGTTCGAGATCGTCCCCGAGCTGACCAACGCGGTAGGCTGA
- a CDS encoding electron transfer flavoprotein subunit beta/FixA family protein, translating to MKILVPVKRVVDYNVKVRVKSDGTGVDIANVKMSMNPFDEIAIEEAVRLKEAGIATEVVAVSCGVAACQETLRAAMAIGADRGILVETDAELQPLAVAKLLKALCDKEAPQLVICGKQAIDDDSNQTGQMLAALMNWPQATFASKLVVADGAATVTREIDGGLETLEIKLPAVVSTDLRLNEPRYATLPNIMKAKKKPLDTVKPAELGVDVAPRLATLKVVEPAKRSAGVRVADVAQLVDKLKNEAKVI from the coding sequence TTGAAGATCCTGGTACCCGTTAAGCGCGTGGTCGATTACAACGTCAAGGTGCGCGTCAAGAGCGACGGCACCGGCGTGGATATCGCCAACGTGAAGATGTCGATGAATCCGTTCGACGAGATTGCAATCGAAGAAGCGGTGCGGCTGAAGGAAGCCGGTATTGCGACCGAAGTGGTGGCGGTGAGTTGCGGCGTCGCCGCGTGCCAGGAGACGCTGCGCGCGGCGATGGCGATCGGTGCGGACCGCGGCATCCTCGTCGAGACCGACGCTGAACTGCAGCCGCTCGCCGTCGCAAAGCTCTTGAAGGCGCTGTGCGACAAGGAAGCCCCGCAGCTGGTGATCTGCGGCAAGCAGGCGATCGACGACGATTCGAACCAGACCGGCCAGATGCTGGCCGCCTTGATGAACTGGCCGCAAGCTACCTTCGCGTCGAAGCTCGTCGTTGCCGATGGTGCTGCGACCGTCACGCGCGAGATCGACGGCGGCCTCGAAACCCTCGAAATCAAGCTGCCGGCGGTTGTCTCGACCGACCTGCGCCTGAACGAGCCGCGCTATGCGACGCTGCCGAACATCATGAAAGCGAAGAAGAAGCCGCTCGACACGGTCAAGCCCGCCGAACTCGGCGTCGATGTCGCACCGCGCCTGGCGACGCTGAAAGTCGTCGAACCGGCGAAGAGGAGCGCCGGCGTGCGCGTCGCCGACGTCGCGCAGCTCGTCGACAAGCTCAAGAACGAAGCGAAGGTGATCTGA
- a CDS encoding TetR/AcrR family transcriptional regulator — protein MENVVNKPRVQLDRDAWVVAATDVLAEEGIAGLRVEVLAKRLKVTKGSFYWHFQDRRDLLMAVLQTWRDGRIRDIVKQTRADPGRELEQIYYVIDIYSTSRSRRGAMIELAVRDWARRDPEAAAIVAEVDDIRLRCARDLFLACGVPMEEASSRCMLLYAYVFGISLMIYDKFDSDVARVKRDIADLIAQSANMTKRQSA, from the coding sequence ATGGAAAACGTCGTGAACAAACCCCGGGTTCAACTCGACCGCGATGCATGGGTCGTTGCCGCCACCGACGTGCTCGCCGAGGAAGGCATCGCCGGTCTGCGCGTCGAGGTGCTGGCCAAGCGCCTGAAAGTCACGAAAGGAAGCTTCTACTGGCATTTCCAGGATCGGCGCGACCTGTTGATGGCCGTGTTGCAGACCTGGCGCGACGGCCGGATCCGCGACATCGTCAAGCAGACCCGAGCGGACCCCGGGCGCGAGCTGGAGCAGATTTACTACGTCATCGACATCTACAGCACAAGCCGCAGCCGCCGCGGCGCGATGATCGAACTGGCGGTGCGGGACTGGGCGCGGCGCGATCCGGAAGCCGCGGCGATCGTCGCCGAAGTCGACGACATCCGCCTGCGCTGCGCGCGCGACCTGTTTCTCGCGTGCGGCGTGCCGATGGAAGAAGCGTCGAGCCGCTGCATGCTGCTCTATGCCTACGTATTCGGTATTTCGCTGATGATCTATGACAAGTTCGACAGCGACGTGGCGCGCGTCAAGCGCGACATCGCCGATCTCATCGCCCAGTCCGCAAACATGACGAAAAGGCAGTCGGCCTAA